In one window of Parcubacteria group bacterium CG10_big_fil_rev_8_21_14_0_10_36_14 DNA:
- a CDS encoding L,D-transpeptidase — MLKIILAILFVLSNSVLFADMAKNQKIPYCDTIGYKLCQERIFDCIIIKEKIIQEKHRKKIIKKNVPETWEELFPNEEYRTFIMKLNRLNIPLKKGMPIALPKEKNKQLADFSPFLPWINPPKEKILIFNPKLLAWAAYLPNGKLLRWGPALGGMDRCPDTWRKCRTIVGIWRIVKKGDDDSRSHIYPIGCGRKNNPCAPMPWFSQFEIHGYGFHGSSKMVGKHASHGCVRVFTDDAKWINQNFAEIGTKTITLSY, encoded by the coding sequence ATGCTCAAAATAATCCTCGCAATCCTTTTCGTTCTTTCAAATTCCGTCCTATTCGCCGACATGGCCAAAAATCAAAAAATTCCCTACTGCGACACTATCGGCTATAAGTTATGCCAGGAAAGAATATTTGACTGTATTATTATAAAAGAAAAAATAATACAAGAAAAGCACAGAAAAAAAATTATAAAAAAGAATGTTCCGGAAACATGGGAAGAACTATTTCCAAATGAAGAATACCGCACTTTTATAATGAAACTAAACCGTCTAAATATTCCACTAAAAAAAGGTATGCCCATTGCCTTGCCAAAAGAAAAAAATAAACAGCTTGCTGATTTTTCTCCTTTTTTACCCTGGATAAATCCGCCGAAAGAAAAGATACTAATCTTTAATCCAAAACTTTTAGCTTGGGCGGCATATTTGCCAAATGGAAAGCTTTTACGTTGGGGCCCGGCACTAGGTGGAATGGATAGGTGCCCTGATACATGGAGAAAGTGTAGAACGATCGTTGGTATTTGGCGTATTGTCAAAAAAGGCGATGACGATTCACGTTCCCATATTTATCCTATCGGTTGTGGAAGAAAAAATAATCCTTGCGCGCCAATGCCATGGTTTTCTCAATTTGAAATTCACGGCTATGGTTTTCATGGATCTTCTAAGATGGTGGGTAAACACGCAAGCCATGGATGCGTTCGCGTATTTACAGATGATGCAAAATGGATAAATCAAAATTTTGCAGAAATTGGCACGAAAACCATTACTCTCTCATACTAA
- the rlmN gene encoding 23S rRNA (adenine(2503)-C(2))-methyltransferase RlmN yields MDLKKIEKILKDEPKYRLTQAMDFVFKNFGESWGASNLPKDIKEKLEKEASLKIEAKIFWANDNKSSKAVINLKDGKRIEAVLMKHKDRNTVCVSSQVGCPMACAFCATGKMGFERNLFAEEILEQALFFARLLKEDGERVSNIVFMGMGEPMLNFEEVMKAAKFFNEKMEIGARKISISTCGIIPGIKKLADLKRQYNLALSLHAPSDRLRGELMPINKKYKIADILEATSDYMNKTGRKVLIEYILFKGINDSIIHAEELADILKKNLKGPFVVNLILYNKTTGGFLPSEKNEVNSFKKELGRNGVEATERYRFGRGIEGACGQLRKNNEENDNFFD; encoded by the coding sequence ATGGATTTGAAAAAAATAGAAAAAATTTTGAAAGACGAACCAAAATATCGCCTGACCCAAGCCATGGATTTTGTATTTAAGAATTTTGGTGAAAGTTGGGGGGCAAGCAATTTGCCCAAAGATATAAAAGAAAAGTTGGAAAAAGAAGCCTCCTTAAAAATAGAAGCAAAAATATTTTGGGCAAATGATAATAAATCATCAAAAGCGGTTATAAACCTTAAGGATGGAAAAAGAATAGAAGCGGTTTTGATGAAGCACAAAGATAGAAACACTGTTTGCGTTTCTTCTCAGGTTGGTTGTCCCATGGCTTGCGCTTTTTGCGCGACAGGAAAAATGGGTTTTGAAAGGAATCTTTTTGCAGAAGAAATTTTAGAGCAAGCGCTTTTTTTTGCCCGTCTTCTAAAAGAAGATGGTGAACGTGTAAGTAATATTGTTTTTATGGGTATGGGAGAGCCGATGCTAAATTTTGAAGAAGTCATGAAGGCCGCAAAATTTTTTAATGAAAAAATGGAAATTGGTGCGCGAAAAATTTCTATCTCAACTTGTGGTATAATCCCGGGAATTAAGAAGCTGGCGGATCTAAAAAGACAATATAATCTTGCTTTATCTCTTCATGCGCCAAGCGACCGTTTGCGTGGAGAACTGATGCCGATAAATAAAAAATATAAAATAGCCGATATTTTGGAAGCGACAAGTGATTATATGAATAAAACAGGGCGCAAAGTTTTAATTGAATATATTTTGTTTAAAGGAATTAATGATTCAATAATTCATGCCGAAGAACTTGCTGATATTTTGAAAAAGAATTTAAAGGGACCTTTTGTAGTTAATTTAATTTTATATAATAAAACCACGGGCGGATTTTTGCCTTCAGAAAAAAATGAAGTTAATTCTTTTAAAAAAGAATTAGGAAGAAATGGAGTAGAAGCAACAGAAAGATACAGATTTGGTAGGGGGATTGAAGGCGCCTGCGGACAATTAAGAAAAAATAATGAAGAGAATGACAACTTTTTCGATTAA